From the genome of Sander lucioperca isolate FBNREF2018 chromosome 1, SLUC_FBN_1.2, whole genome shotgun sequence, one region includes:
- the kctd12b gene encoding BTB/POZ domain-containing protein KCTD12b, protein MALPDSGMSGEEVPFPEIVELNVGGQVYITRYSTLTSVPDSLLWEMFSRKSAKGLARDTKGRFFVDRDGFLFRYILDYMRDQQLVLPDHFPERGRLQREAEFFNLPELVKLLVPKISKQNSLGDEGCQSDPEDSSPGIDMAPNLSSLGAVAAACASLVPGTMDGKRSGFITIGYRGSYTLGRDSHTDAKFRRVARIMVCGKTSLAKEVFGETLNESRDPDRPPERYTSRYYLKFTFLEQAFDKLADAGFHMVACNSTGTCAFAHEQTDDKIWTSYTEYVFYRGSSVISKATTSDPPALTEVVTSYPEPNSTGPTESFPKLLPRDCLSPLTPPLPPPPPLAADSPDLPNLSPPVLPPPLPPSKPFSTSSPSPPPSTPPRAKSPQRPTALNLKTLPRPTVRENGGPPLGLDEEEEEKKMLEEDLKKCIDDFKKIRLPREFPDRKRHWQSDLLKKYNA, encoded by the exons ATGGCTTTACCAGATAGTGGCATGTCTGGGGAGGAGGTACCCTTCCCAGAGATTGTAGAGCTCAATGTGGGCGGCCAGGTGTACATAACCCGATATTCTACCCTCACAAGTGTGCCAGACTCCCTGCTATGGGAGATGTTCAGTCGAAAGTCAGCCAAAGGACTGGCCAGGGACACCAAGGGTCGCTTCTTTGTGGACCGTGATGGTTTCCTGTTCCGTTACATCCTGGACTACATGCGAGACCAGCAGCTGGTTCTGCCAGACCACTTCCCTGAGCGCGGGCGTCTGCAGAGAGAGGCTGAGTTCTTCAACCTGCCAGAGCTTGTCAAACTGCTGGTGCCCAAAATCAGCAAGCAGAACTCGCTTGGCGACGAGGGATGTCAGAGCGACCCGGAGGACTCCTCACCTGGGATTGACATGGCCCCTAACCTCAGCTCCCTGGGTGCTGTCGCTGCTGCCTGTGCCAGCCTGGTGCCCGGTACCATGGATGGCAAACGGTCTGGGTTCATCACTATTGGCTACCGAGGCTCATACACCCTGGGCCGTGACAGCCACACCGATGCCAAATTCCGCCGGGTGGCACGGATCATGGTGTGTGGGAAAACCTCTCTGGCCAAAGAGGTGTTTGGGGAGACGCTGAACGAGAGTCGTGACCCCGACCGCCCCCCTGAGCGCTACACATCCCGCTACTATCTGAAGTTCACCTTTCTGGAGCAGGCGTTTGACAAGCTGGCTGATGCAGGCTTCCACATGGTGGCCTGTAATTCCACAGGAACCTGCGCCTTTGCCCATGAGCAGACGGACGACAAGATCTGGACCAGCTACACTGAATATGTGTTCTACC GTGGTTCATCAGTGATTTCCAAGGCAACGACCTCTGACCCCCCAGCACTCACTGAAGTAGTGACCTCTTACCCTGAGCCCAACAGCACTGGCCCAACTGAAAGCTTTCCAAAGCTTTTGCCCCGGGACTGTCTTTCTCCTCTAacacctcctcttcctcctccacctccccttGCTGCAGACAGCCCCGACCTCCCAAATCTGTCACCTCCAGTCCTGCCACCACCTCTGCCACCATCCAAACCTTTTTCTACCTCCagtccttctcctcctccctcaaCACCGCCTCGGGCTAAGAGCCCCCAGCGTCCGACCGCCCTCAACCTAAAGACGCTGCCACGGCCCACCGTTAGGGAGAATGGTGGGCCCCCGCTGGGGttggatgaggaagaggaggagaagaagatgcTGGAGGAGGATCTGAAGAAATGCATTGACGACTTTAAAAAGATCCGCTTGCCCAGAGAGTTTCCGGATCGCAAGAGGCACTGGCAAAGTGACTTGCTTAAGAAGTACAATGCATAG